Proteins from a genomic interval of Staphylococcus debuckii:
- the tyrS gene encoding tyrosine--tRNA ligase: protein MTNELLQDLEWRGLVYQQTDAEGLENILNKEQVTLYCGVDPTADSMHIGHLLPLLTLRRFQEHGHKPIVLIGGGTGMIGDPSGKTDERVLQTEEQVERNVRGIGAQMDKIFDFSGKEAAQLVNNRDWLGKISLIDFLRDYGKHVGVNYMLGKDSVQSRLENGISYTEFTYMILQAIDFGHLNREYNCKVQIGGSDQWGNITSGIELMRRMYGQTEAYGITIPLVTKADGKKFGKSEAGTVWLDADKTSPYELYQFWFNTSDADVIKFLKYFTFLDKSEIERLEQSKEEAPHLREAQKALAENVVRFIHGEDALQDAIRISEALFKGNLKELSSEELRQGFKDVPQAEVSNETTNIVDFIVEAGISSSKRQAREDVSNGAIYINGERQQDLKYEISEADKIDNEFTIVRRGKKKYFMVKYQ, encoded by the coding sequence ATGACAAATGAATTACTTCAAGACTTAGAATGGCGTGGACTCGTGTATCAGCAAACAGATGCTGAAGGATTGGAAAATATTTTAAACAAAGAGCAAGTCACTTTGTATTGCGGTGTGGATCCGACTGCCGACAGTATGCATATCGGACATCTGTTGCCGTTATTAACTTTGAGACGCTTCCAAGAACATGGGCATAAGCCGATTGTGTTAATCGGTGGGGGAACTGGAATGATCGGTGATCCATCTGGTAAAACGGACGAACGTGTTTTACAAACAGAAGAACAAGTTGAACGAAATGTGCGTGGCATCGGAGCCCAAATGGATAAAATCTTTGATTTCTCTGGTAAAGAAGCTGCACAATTAGTGAATAACCGTGATTGGTTAGGAAAAATTTCTCTTATTGATTTCTTGAGAGATTACGGCAAACATGTAGGTGTGAACTATATGTTAGGTAAAGACTCTGTACAATCACGCTTAGAGAATGGGATTTCTTACACTGAATTCACTTATATGATTCTACAAGCTATCGATTTCGGTCATTTAAATCGCGAATACAACTGTAAAGTACAAATCGGCGGTTCAGATCAATGGGGCAATATTACAAGTGGTATTGAATTAATGCGTCGCATGTATGGCCAAACTGAAGCTTACGGCATCACAATTCCTTTAGTAACAAAAGCAGACGGCAAAAAATTCGGTAAATCTGAAGCGGGAACTGTTTGGCTAGATGCAGATAAAACAAGTCCTTACGAACTATACCAATTCTGGTTTAATACTTCTGATGCAGATGTTATTAAATTCTTGAAGTACTTCACATTCTTAGATAAATCAGAAATTGAACGCTTAGAGCAATCTAAAGAAGAAGCGCCGCATTTACGTGAAGCACAAAAAGCATTGGCTGAGAATGTGGTTCGTTTCATTCATGGTGAAGATGCGTTACAAGATGCAATTCGTATTTCTGAAGCATTATTCAAAGGAAACTTAAAAGAGTTGAGCAGCGAAGAGTTGCGTCAAGGCTTTAAAGATGTGCCGCAAGCTGAAGTCAGCAATGAGACAACTAACATTGTAGACTTTATAGTAGAAGCGGGAATTTCTTCTTCAAAACGACAAGCAAGAGAAGATGTATCTAATGGTGCGATTTATATTAATGGAGAACGTCAACAAGATTTGAAATATGAAATTTCAGAAGCGGATAAAATTGACAACGAGTTTACGATTGTAAGACGCGGTAAGAAAAAATACTTTATGGTTAAATATCAATAA
- a CDS encoding biosynthetic peptidoglycan transglycosylase, with product MERPQPGQSATSKPLMLFEVWYKRIKYFFVGIFVIILLVFSLAFGLLFGFFMSMTTHSENMTDAHLRALVLKVPGDEQINYKKKDFLQQYDASLNPLLVGPESVNALVPKALVASEDSLYYKHDGILPKALLRAIFQDIFRTEASSGGSTITQQVIKNQVLNNEKTYNRKANEIVLALKLERIMSKEEIMYIYLNIVPFGRDYNGDNITGIASASYSLFGKPPSDVNLPEAAYLIGLVQSPYTYTPYYEDGALKKDSDLEISLRRQHYVLWRMKVEGVITEKEFHKAEQYNIKAHLMTKRP from the coding sequence ATGGAAAGACCGCAACCTGGACAATCTGCCACTTCCAAGCCGCTCATGTTATTTGAGGTTTGGTACAAGCGGATTAAATATTTCTTTGTAGGTATATTTGTCATTATTTTACTCGTCTTTAGTCTAGCATTTGGCTTATTATTTGGTTTTTTTATGAGTATGACGACGCATTCTGAAAATATGACAGATGCGCATTTACGAGCGCTCGTTTTAAAGGTACCTGGTGATGAGCAAATCAATTATAAAAAGAAAGACTTTTTACAGCAGTATGATGCTTCGTTAAATCCTTTACTGGTCGGACCAGAGAGTGTCAATGCGTTGGTACCTAAAGCACTAGTAGCTTCAGAGGATTCTCTATATTATAAGCACGATGGTATTTTGCCTAAAGCCCTTTTAAGAGCGATATTCCAAGATATCTTTCGTACTGAGGCTTCTTCAGGTGGCAGTACGATTACACAACAAGTGATTAAAAACCAAGTGCTTAATAATGAGAAGACTTATAATCGCAAAGCCAATGAAATCGTCCTTGCCTTGAAACTTGAACGGATTATGTCCAAGGAAGAAATTATGTATATTTATTTAAACATCGTTCCTTTTGGCCGGGATTACAATGGTGATAATATAACTGGCATTGCTTCAGCATCTTATAGTTTATTCGGTAAACCGCCAAGTGATGTTAATTTACCTGAAGCAGCTTATCTGATTGGATTAGTCCAAAGCCCCTATACGTATACGCCTTATTATGAAGACGGTGCCTTGAAGAAAGACTCCGATTTAGAGATCAGTTTAAGAAGACAGCATTATGTATTGTGGCGGATGAAAGTCGAAGGCGTCATCACTGAAAAAGAATTCCATAAAGCTGAACAATATAATATTAAAGCGCATTTAATGACAAAAAGACCCTGA
- a CDS encoding formate--tetrahydrofolate ligase, with protein sequence MTHLSDLDIANQATIKPITEIAEKIGIPEDALEQYGHYKAKIDINKLKDNGEKGKVVLVTAMSPTPAGEGKSTVTVGLADAFHELGENVMMALREPALGPVFGIKGGATGGGYAQVLPMEDINLHFNGDFHAITTANNALAAFIDNHIHQGNELGIDQRRIEWKRVLDMNDRELRKVVVGLGGPTQGVPREDGFNITVASEIMAILCLSTGLKDLKSSIANITIGYTRDRKPVTVADLKVEGALAMILKDAIKPNLVQSIEGTPALIHGGPFANIAHGCNSIIATETARKLADVVVTEAGFGSDLGAEKFMNIKARKAGFEPSAAVVVATVRALKMHGGVAKDDLKEENVEAVRDGLANLERHVKNIRSFGVEPVIALNAFVSDTKAEEQVIEDWAKENGVRIALTEVWEKGGKGGVALAKQVQEVLNEKHDFKHTYDLDLPIEEKIEKVVTNIYGGKKVTFTNAALKQLKQIKDNGWDNYPVCMAKTQYSFTDDKDRLGAPDDFEITIRELQAKTGAGFIVALTGAIMTMPGLPKKPAALNMDVTDDGHAKGLF encoded by the coding sequence TTGACTCATTTATCAGATTTAGACATAGCGAACCAAGCTACAATCAAACCTATCACAGAAATTGCTGAAAAAATCGGTATTCCTGAAGATGCTTTAGAACAATATGGGCATTACAAAGCGAAAATTGATATTAACAAACTCAAAGACAATGGAGAGAAAGGTAAAGTTGTACTTGTAACTGCTATGAGTCCAACACCAGCAGGCGAGGGTAAATCTACAGTTACAGTAGGGTTGGCTGACGCGTTTCATGAATTAGGCGAAAATGTCATGATGGCATTGCGTGAACCTGCGTTAGGTCCAGTATTCGGTATTAAAGGCGGCGCAACTGGCGGCGGCTATGCACAAGTTTTACCGATGGAAGATATCAACTTGCACTTTAATGGTGACTTCCATGCGATTACGACAGCAAACAATGCTTTAGCAGCATTTATTGATAACCATATCCATCAAGGCAACGAATTAGGCATTGATCAACGCCGTATTGAATGGAAACGTGTACTTGATATGAATGACCGTGAATTGAGAAAAGTAGTTGTCGGACTGGGCGGTCCTACACAAGGAGTACCAAGAGAAGATGGTTTCAATATCACAGTTGCTTCTGAAATTATGGCTATCTTATGCTTAAGTACTGGATTAAAAGACTTGAAATCAAGTATTGCCAATATCACTATCGGCTATACACGTGATCGCAAACCTGTCACTGTAGCAGATTTAAAAGTTGAAGGCGCGCTTGCCATGATCTTGAAAGATGCTATCAAACCTAACTTAGTACAATCAATTGAAGGTACACCAGCATTAATTCATGGTGGACCATTTGCTAATATCGCACATGGCTGTAACTCAATTATTGCTACTGAAACTGCTCGTAAACTTGCAGATGTAGTGGTAACTGAAGCTGGTTTCGGTTCTGATTTAGGAGCTGAAAAATTCATGAATATCAAAGCGCGTAAAGCTGGCTTTGAACCAAGTGCTGCAGTTGTAGTTGCTACTGTTCGTGCTTTGAAAATGCATGGTGGCGTAGCTAAAGATGACTTGAAAGAAGAAAATGTTGAAGCGGTAAGAGACGGTTTAGCAAACTTAGAAAGACATGTTAAGAACATTCGCTCATTCGGAGTAGAACCTGTTATTGCCTTAAACGCTTTCGTTTCAGATACAAAAGCTGAAGAACAAGTTATTGAAGATTGGGCAAAAGAAAACGGAGTACGTATCGCTTTAACTGAAGTATGGGAAAAAGGCGGTAAAGGCGGCGTTGCTTTAGCAAAACAAGTTCAAGAAGTCTTGAATGAAAAACACGACTTCAAACATACTTACGATCTTGACTTGCCAATCGAAGAAAAAATCGAAAAAGTAGTCACAAATATTTACGGTGGTAAAAAAGTAACCTTTACTAATGCTGCTTTAAAACAACTTAAACAAATTAAAGACAATGGATGGGATAACTATCCTGTATGTATGGCTAAAACACAATACTCATTTACAGATGATAAAGATCGTTTGGGTGCACCAGATGACTTTGAAATCACAATCAGAGAATTGCAAGCTAAAACAGGTGCCGGTTTCATTGTAGCTTTAACTGGCGCAATCATGACAATGCCTGGTCTTCCTAAGAAACCAGCAGCACTTAACATGGACGTTACTGATGACGGTCATGCTAAAGGTTTATTCTAA